Sequence from the Clostridium butyricum genome:
TTATTTTTATTTAGTCAACATTAATTTTACACTGCTTCTTTTCTCACCTTATTTAATATACGTTTATTAGTAAGAAGTTCTGATGTTATTAATGACACTAAAGGTACTGTTAATATTACAGCAATACTTCCTGATATCCCCTGCATTATTTCAATACCTATAGAATACATATTCATAACTTGATTATACTGCATGCAATATGAATATGATAAAATCAATGTATTAATAGACCCTCCAGTAAATGCAAGAATTAATGTATTTGACATAGTTCCCATCATATCACGACCAACATTTATTCCAGATTTAAACAATTCTTTTCTGCTAAGATCATTATTCTTTTCATAAATTTCATTTATTGTAGAAGCTACTGACATACTTACATCCATAACAGCTCCAAGAGAAGCTATTAAAATTCCAGCAAACAATATTCCTCCTATTTGAAGACTTGTATTATTTCCTATAAATATAAGTTCTTCAATATCTGATACATTGTATCCTGATATTCTGCTGAAATATCCAAATCCTGCTGCAAAAGCGCCTGCTATTATAACACCAATTATAGTTCCGAGAGTTGCACTTACAGATTTTACTGTAAACCCATCTATA
This genomic interval carries:
- a CDS encoding YibE/F family protein is translated as MLANLFSNKKDNIRRGIILTLGIGFCVFLLFFNNFQRVQLVNREGTSFEKGIVTEIVDENKNTQESRQKIKVKVLSGEFKGRTIEATSFYGYLYGAKCNVNTKIILNLSTSGDNYSASVYSYYREPIIYGFVGLFVLMLWAIGGKKGLKSAIGLFFTFMCILYLFIPMLYKGYSPFWSAVVVVILTTIVTMYLIDGFTVKSVSATLGTIIGVIIAGAFAAGFGYFSRISGYNVSDIEELIFIGNNTSLQIGGILFAGILIASLGAVMDVSMSVASTINEIYEKNNDLSRKELFKSGINVGRDMMGTMSNTLILAFTGGSINTLILSYSYCMQYNQVMNMYSIGIEIMQGISGSIAVILTVPLVSLITSELLTNKRILNKVRKEAV